The window AGCTGGCCGAGAGCTCGAGCTTCATGGAAGTCAGCTACCTGCTGCTGAACGGCGAACTGCCGAGCCAGGACGAGCTCAACGACTTCACCTACACCATCACGCGGCACACGATGCTGCACGAACAGCTGATGACGTTCTACCGCGGGTTCCGGCGCGATGCGCACCCGATGGCGATCATGTGCGGCGTGGTCGGCGCATTGTCGGCGTTCTATCATGACAGCACCGACATCTCCGACCCCGAGCACCGCACGATCAGCTCGCACCGGCTGATCGCCAAGATGCCGACGATCGCAGCCATGGCGTACAAGTATTCGGTGGGTCAGCCCTTCGTCTATCCTGACAACAAGCTGTCCTATACCGGCAATTTCCTGCGCATGACCTTTGGCGTTCCGGCCGAGGAATACGAAGTGATCCCCGAGGTCGAACGCGCGATGGACCGGATCTTCATCCTCCACGCCGACCACGAACAGAACGCTTCGACTTCGACCGTGCGTCTTGCCGGGTCATCGGGCGCAAACCCGTTTGCGTGTGTTGCGGCGGGCATTGCCTGCCTGTGGGGCCCCGCTCATGGCGGCGCCAACGAAGCGGCGCTCAACATGCTCAAGGAAATCGGCACGCCGGACAAGATCCCGCACTATATCGAGCGCGCCAAGGACAAGAACGATCCGTTCCGCCTGATGGGCTTCGGCCACCGTGTCTACAAGAACTACGATCCGCGCGCGACGGTGATGCAGAAGACCGTGCGCGAGGTGTTCGACGCGCTCAAGGTCAACGACCCGCTGTTCGAAACCGCGCTGCGCCTCGAAGAGATCGCCTTGAACGATCCCTATTTCATCGAGAAGAAGCTGTTCCCCAACGTCGACTTCTATTCGGGCATCATCCTGTCGGCGATCGGTTTCCCGACCACGATGTTCACCGCGCTCTTCGCGCTGGCGCGCACCGTGGGCTGGGTGGCGCAGTGGAACGAAATGATCAGCGATCCCGGCCAGAAGATCGGCCGTCCGCGTCAGCTTTACACCGGCCCGACGGAGCGTGATTACATCCCGCTCGGCCAGCGTTAAACGCGAAGCGAGGATCACCGATGAACATGCTGAGGGCGGCGGGGATATTCTTTGCCGCCCTCGGTTGTATCTGGCTGCTGCAAGGTTTGGGCTGGCTGGCATGGCCGGCCGACAGCTTCATGCTTGGCCGCAGCGAATGGGCGCTGCGGGGCGCGATTGCGATTGCGCTGGGACTTGGCTTGTTACTGACCGCGTTCGTCCGCTCCCGGCGGTGAACTGCGATCAGGCCGCGGGC is drawn from Erythrobacter neustonensis and contains these coding sequences:
- a CDS encoding citrate synthase codes for the protein MADKTAKLELGGKTFEYPVLEGSTGPDVIDIRKLYAQTGAFTFDPGFTSTAACESALTYIDGDEGVLLHRGYPIGQLAESSSFMEVSYLLLNGELPSQDELNDFTYTITRHTMLHEQLMTFYRGFRRDAHPMAIMCGVVGALSAFYHDSTDISDPEHRTISSHRLIAKMPTIAAMAYKYSVGQPFVYPDNKLSYTGNFLRMTFGVPAEEYEVIPEVERAMDRIFILHADHEQNASTSTVRLAGSSGANPFACVAAGIACLWGPAHGGANEAALNMLKEIGTPDKIPHYIERAKDKNDPFRLMGFGHRVYKNYDPRATVMQKTVREVFDALKVNDPLFETALRLEEIALNDPYFIEKKLFPNVDFYSGIILSAIGFPTTMFTALFALARTVGWVAQWNEMISDPGQKIGRPRQLYTGPTERDYIPLGQR